The Fusarium falciforme chromosome 4, complete sequence genomic interval CAATTGGGAGCGTGTCCTGCCAGACGGCAGAAGGCTATCCAAGGCGAGATCGCAAACGACGGGAGACTCTGGGTCACCCTATTCGCGTCTCAACCTCAAAGCCCGAGAGATCCGCCTGCTAGAGTTAAATCCCAACAAGGATCCCGAGGATATGTCATTCTCCTTTCGATGTATGGAGCTGTCAAACTGCCCTCGGTATACTGCCCTCTCCTACACTTGGGGAGACGAAGAAGCTACCCGGAGCATCACCATTGGCGGAAGCGGGACAATCAACGTACGTGAGAATCTCTGGGCCTTTCTCCGCCTGCAGGGCTCTGTCATCTCCAAGCCTACATTCTTCTGGATCGACGCAAGCTGCATCAATCAATCCAATGTCCACGAACGCAACCATCAGGTCAGCATGATGAAACAAATCTACGTCAATGCGTTTGAGGTCTATATCTGGCTAGGGCTTCAAGGGGATAATAGCGATCTTGCAATGGGCTTTGTCTCTGCGAAAGGTACACAAGGACTCAGGCGCCGGGGTCCTGGGTTCTACGCTATTTGGCCGAGGCGTGTTGGTAAGGCTCTGTACGACTTGTGCGAGCGTGCCAACTGGAGAAGAATGTGGATCATTCAGGAGATTGTCCACGCCGACAACATCACTGTCTGGTGCGGGGCCAAGTCTTTCAGATGGGATGTCTTCGAAAGTCTCTATCTCACTCTCAAAACTCTGGAAGAAACATCGTGGTTTGCACACCAGCCACACGCAATGAGAGTATTACAAAGCTCTGCTCATACCATGGTCTGGCAGCGTGCACACTGGCGACATCCTGATACTCCTTCTCCGCGACTTCAGGACCTCATCGACATCTTGCGCGACTGGCAATGCGCAGATATCAGGGAGAAAGTCTTTGCGTTGGTTAGCATGGCAAGTCATGAAACAGCCATCGTTCCCGATTACTCCAAGTCAGCTCTGGATGTCTATCACGCAGTTCAAGAGAAGCACGATGGCGAGACACACGAGTTCTACAACATGCTATCTCAGATACTGGCAATACCACAAGGCAACCTGAGATTCGAGGGGAATATGTAGGTGCTGATTTAGGAGGGGGTGGGACCGAAGCTAACGTCAGGCAGGATCGAATACAAACGGCACCCCCCAGAGCAGCTAGTGCTGAGAGGCCAATTAGACGACTATTTCAGCAAAGATTTTGAGTGATATGCGGTTTCCTAACTTCTTGTCTGGGCTTATcatagctataatagctagtCGTATGCCAAATGGTATCTAGGAGGTAGAAGCGAAGATTTAGGCGGTTGAAATAAACCTCGGACGTCTTTGTACGCCAACTGGCCGGTCAGCTTCATAAATTAAACCCAGGCGCGACATCTACTTGACAGTTCGGCTCACCCATTTAGCCCTCTCTAATTGCAAAAGTGCTATATAACCAGCACGCTATCTTAACCTATATGATGCCACTGCGCTACGTAGTTTCCATCCTTGGTCTTAGCAGAGCCATCACGCTTTGCTTGGGCATTTTTCCGCCAGGTCCACTCAGACATGGAAATCCGCCAATCGCAAATAAAGCCCCAACAGTTTGGGTTTTATCTCATATATCGTATACACTATTTTGGCCGCATCAAGGTCCTCAATGATAGGCCTGCTAGGTTTTATGCTTTTACGGCTGCGGTGAGGATCAACAACCGAATAGTTCCCCTTTCACAATAACCGCCCCAATTGCGATGCTAGCCTATGCGCCAAACTCCTAGTTACATACAACGGCGCACACTACGTCAAGAGACTTTGGGCTTTCACTGGCAGGATGGGCTGGGAAGATTGCATCAAGGGCTTGGTGTCGAATTGGGGAGGTTGAATTCCACCATGCAGCTACTACTTTGACCAAGACATTTAGACGGCCATGTTTCTCTGAGAGACGGACTTTCTGTAAAAGGTGCGGTGAGGCAACTTTCGGCGAATAATGCCTATCCAATGATTCAAGCTAGATCGAATTCAGCCCCGACCTCCGGCAGCTTGTTACCATCCCTGGTGGATGAAGATCCGAGCGTCTGAATACGCGGATTGCCTGCTGACTGTTTCAGACCCTCGTAACCCAATCAAAAGCTCCCCTGGGGTCAAATCGTCCATGGCGGTGACCCTCCAATTTGCTATTTGTAGTAAGCGGTGACGGAGGACCAGCGTCCGAACCCATGATACCGAGTTTGGAAACGGGCGGAGAATTTCCGTTTACTATGGTGATAATTATTCCGTGGCGCGCTTCCAAATGCGACCCCAAGCAACAATGTTTCAGCTTAAGTGCCGAGTGAGGATATAAGGGATCACGGCGCTCCTTGGAGTCTCGAACTAAGGAAGCCAATCCCGCCGAGCATTCACAGAAAACCACGGATTCAAGCTCAAAATGGTGCCCATGTGGAAGCAACTCGTCAGCGGCGTGCTTGCCGTCACCTCCATGGTGGCTGGTGCCAACGCCGCGTATCCCAACCCTGGCGTTGTCACCGGCAACACCGGCGTTCATGATCCTACCGTGGTCAAGACACCTGGTGGCTCGTACATCATGGCTCACACCGGAGCCAACGTGGCACTCAAGACCTCATCCGACCGAACTGCCTGGCGCGATGCCGGCGCCGTATTCCCCAACGGTGCGCCATGGACAACAACCTACACCAAGGGCGACACCAACCTCTGGGCTCCGGATATTTCTTACCACAACGGCAAGTACTACTTGTACTACTCTGCCTCGAGCTTCGGATCCCGCAACTCGGCCATTTTCCTGGCTACTAGCACCACTGGTGCATCCGGTTCGTGGACCAACCAGGGCGTCGTGATCTCGTCCTCCGACTCCAACGACTACAACGCCATCGACCCCAACCTGATCATCGATGCCTCGGGCAAGTGGTGGCTCTCATTCGGCTCTTTTTGGACCGGCATCAAGATGATCTCCATCGACCCCAGCAGTGGAAAGCGCACCGGCTCCAACCTTGTCTCTCTCGCCAAGCGCGACGCCAATGTTGAAGGTGCCGTTGAGGCCCCTTTCATCACTCGACGGGGCAAGTACTACTACCTCTGGGTGTCTTTTGACAAGTGCTGCAACGGTGCTTCCAGCACTTACCGCATCATGGTCGGTCGATCCACCAGCATCACTGGTCCCTTTGTCGACCGCAACGGAAAGAACATGATGCAGGGAGGTGGCACTGAGATTCTGGCTAGCCATGGCTCCATCCACGGCCCTGGCCACAACGCTGTTTTCACTGACAATGATGCCGACGTGTTGGTGTACCATTATTACACCAACGCTGGTGACTCTCGTCTGGGTATCAACCTTCTTCGCTACGACTCGGACTGGCCTGTGGCTTATTAAATCACTTGTGTGGGCTCTGTACATACGCATGGCCAAGAAGTAGTTGCCCGCTCTACATTGGCCAAATTTTGTCGTCGCCCCAAGCTTATTTCAATGGGTGACACCGGACACATATATATGATGAATTAAGAGAAGCTACTGGCTATTGGCAGATCCTCTCACAGGCGCCCGTACCTCTCCAGGATGTTGTGATGTAATGTGTCTGGCGACGTTTCTCTTCCGTGGCTTACCCGTTCCTCTACCAAGTGAATCCTTGCAGCCTTCGGCAGGGCACCAGAAGAGAACCAGGTTCGGAACAGAGTCCCGGTGCTTGGACTCTTTGTGATGAGTGAGGTCTTTCCTATACCGAAATCTTTTGTTGCAGCCCTGTTCTTGACAGTGGAATGGACGAGTGTGTTTTTTCATGTGGGTACTTTTAGAGTTAGCATGCATCACAATCAAGAATTCTAGTAGCAATTCTTACTTGAGCTGATGTGGTAATGTGAAAGTCTCGCCGCATTGATCACAGAGGAGAGGTCTGTTTGTTGTTGAGGCGGGTGACGCTTGTGGAGAATCATCGGCAGCCTCTGCTTGAGTAAGAGCGGCCTGGGCCGCGATATCTGACGGTAAAGACTGGACAAAGGCATCATTGCCCTCAAGAAAGATCTGATCACTCGCATCCCCTGTATGCTCACCTCTGTCCTGACCAGCAGGCTCAGTCTCGTCATCTGGGAGGGGCCCAGCATTTCCACGGATCAACCAGGCAGGATCAACAGAGTCAAAAAGATAGTGTTCGTGATAATTCGATCCGCTGGTCCCTGACTGGTTGGAACTGGAAATAAAAAGAACGCTCTAGAAAACTGAGGCTGGGGGACCTGCCCGGAACAGAATCAGAGATGAGAGTAGTGTGGGGGAAGAAGTGATGTGATCAAACGAAGAAAGGAAAGACGGAAGAGAGTTCCCACAGGGGATTGGAAAAGGAGTGCCGTTCCAACGCCTGGGTTGGCcgtgaagagaagaagagaaaattCTCCTCTTCACGGTGGAAAGCCGGCCATTTATGCTTCCAGGAGTCCCTCGTAAATCTTGGCTCAACTGTAAGTGGGCCAAAGCCAGTGAATACGCCCAAAGCCAAGCTGACCCTCAAATCCTGTTATCTAGGACGATGTGGCTGCTGACGCTTGGCCAATGGTTGGCTGATAAGGATGGTAGGGCTCAAAATATGTAAGGCGTTACAGTGTGGCTTGCCTCTTGCGATAGGTGGTTGGTTCAAGGTCATGGTAGGGCTCAAAAACGTCTGAGGCCGGATGCAGGAGGCCCACCAGGAGATGCCAACCAGATACAGAACATCGTCATAAAGAAATGAGAAGTGGCAATACATGGGAGATTACCGAGATATTTGGTCACTCTGAAGAGCCCCGAAACTCAGACAAAATCTACTTATGGACGGATCACATGCCAAGATCGAGTGAGTCTCCAGCACTGAGCATTGGCTATAAGAACCCTACCAGCGTCTCGACAAGACAATGGCGGCATCTCAACCTTCTCTAGCTCAAGTCACATCCCTAT includes:
- a CDS encoding Arabinan endo-1,5-alpha-L-arabinosidase, with the protein product MVPMWKQLVSGVLAVTSMVAGANAAYPNPGVVTGNTGVHDPTVVKTPGGSYIMAHTGANVALKTSSDRTAWRDAGAVFPNGAPWTTTYTKGDTNLWAPDISYHNGKYYLYYSASSFGSRNSAIFLATSTTGASGSWTNQGVVISSSDSNDYNAIDPNLIIDASGKWWLSFGSFWTGIKMISIDPSSGKRTGSNLVSLAKRDANVEGAVEAPFITRRGKYYYLWVSFDKCCNGASSTYRIMVGRSTSITGPFVDRNGKNMMQGGGTEILASHGSIHGPGHNAVFTDNDADVLVYHYYTNAGDSRLGINLLRYDSDWPVAY
- a CDS encoding HET domain-containing protein, encoding MCYHDVVKLGCNHEVWSTMQQLCDDVQAGRKCLGKTIRRHLYHNENDICLPCRRRNESETTDGSRTSLDVNYGSEASFPAAANMIPSDRNPIFGKLPCRHFSHDRHNDSFPWGTHQLWTIASAPEPVLATSTDTVLKLKLLAKRFAEHRERLTRRVLGAMRHPKSPNWERVLPDGRRLSKARSQTTGDSGSPYSRLNLKAREIRLLELNPNKDPEDMSFSFRCMELSNCPRYTALSYTWGDEEATRSITIGGSGTINVRENLWAFLRLQGSVISKPTFFWIDASCINQSNVHERNHQVSMMKQIYVNAFEVYIWLGLQGDNSDLAMGFVSAKGTQGLRRRGPGFYAIWPRRVGKALYDLCERANWRRMWIIQEIVHADNITVWCGAKSFRWDVFESLYLTLKTLEETSWFAHQPHAMRVLQSSAHTMVWQRAHWRHPDTPSPRLQDLIDILRDWQCADIREKVFALVSMASHETAIVPDYSKSALDVYHAVQEKHDGETHEFYNMLSQILAIPQGNLRFEGNMIEYKRHPPEQLVLRGQLDDYFSKDFE